A genomic stretch from Prionailurus bengalensis isolate Pbe53 chromosome E2, Fcat_Pben_1.1_paternal_pri, whole genome shotgun sequence includes:
- the MEIS3 gene encoding homeobox protein Meis3 isoform X2, whose translation MARRYDELPHYPGIVDGTATLAGFSEAVAAAPRAPGPYGPHRPPQPQPPGLDSDGLRREKDEIYGHPLFPLLALVFEKCELATCSPRDGAGAGLGTPPGGDVCSSDSFNEDIAAFAKQVRSERPLFSSNPELDNLMIQAIQVLRFHLLELEKVHDLCDNFCHRYITCLKGKMPIDLVIEDRDGGCREDLEDYPASCPSLPDQNNTWIRDHEDSGSVHLGTPGPSSGGLASQSGDNSSDQGDGLDTSMASPSSGGEDEELDQERRHKKRGIFPKVATNIMRAWLFQHLSHPYPSEEQKKQLAQDTGLTILQVNNWFINARRRIVQPMIDQSNRTGQSAAFSPEGQPMGSYTEAQPHMTVRPPGPMGMSLNLEGEWHYL comes from the exons ATGGCCCGGAGG TACGATGAGCTGCCTCACTACCCAGGCATCGTGGACGGCACTGCAACCCTGGCTGGCTTCTCGGAGGCAGTGGCCGCGGCACCGAGAGCCCCCGGGCCCTATGGCCCACACCGgcctccccaaccccagcccccgGGCTTGGACAGTGATGGCCTGAGGAGGGAGAAGGACGAGATCTATGG ACACCCGCTCTTCCCGCTGCTGGCCCTGGTCTTTGAGAAATGTGAATTGGCCACGTGCTCGCCCCGAGAcggggccggggctgggctgggcacacCTCCAGGCGGTGACGTCTGCTCCTCTGACTCCTTCAACGAGGACATCGCTGCCTTTGCTAAGCAG gtCCGCTCCGAGAGGCCCCTCTTCTCTTCCAACCCGGAGCTGGACAATCTG ATGATACAGGCCATTCAGGTGCTCCGGTTccacctgctggagctggagaaG GTCCACGACCTGTGCGACAACTTCTGTCACCGCTACATCACCTGCCTCAAGGGAAAGATGCCCATCGACTTGGTCATCGAGGATCGGGATGGCGGCTGCAGGGAAGATCTCGAGGACTACCCggcctcctgccccagcctcccagaTCAG AATAACACTTGGATTAGAGACCATGAGGACAGCGGGTCCGTACATTTGGGGACCCCGGGTCCCTCCAGTGGGGGCCTGGCCTCCCAGAGTGGGGACAACTCCAGTGACCAAG gaGACGGACTAGACACAAGCATGGCCTCTCCAAGTTCTGGGGGAGAGGACGAGGAGCTGGACCAGGAGCGGCGGCACAAGAAGAGGGGAATCTTCCCCAAGGTGGCCACCAACATCATGAGGGCCTGGTTGTTTCAGCACCTCTCG CACCCGTACCCCTCGGAGGAGCAGAAGAAACAGCTGGCTCAGGACACGGGGCTCACCATCCTGCAAGTCAACAACTG GTTCATTAACGCCCGGAGACGCATCGTGCAGCCGATGATAGATCAATCCAACCGCACAG GGCAGAGTGCAGCCTTCAGCCCAGAGGGCCAGCCCATGGGGAGCTATACGGAAGCTCAGCCACACATGACAGTCAGGCCTCCAG GGCCGATGGGGATGAGTTTGAACTTAGAAGGAGAGTGGCATTATCTATAG
- the MEIS3 gene encoding homeobox protein Meis3 isoform X1 — MARRYDELPHYPGIVDGTATLAGFSEAVAAAPRAPGPYGPHRPPQPQPPGLDSDGLRREKDEIYGHPLFPLLALVFEKCELATCSPRDGAGAGLGTPPGGDVCSSDSFNEDIAAFAKQVRSERPLFSSNPELDNLMIQAIQVLRFHLLELEKVSASHSPHTLACPPPHPCSSRPLHPSFRLSAHWSWSRMLPPSLYTPALAPGWPPQYPGAPQVHDLCDNFCHRYITCLKGKMPIDLVIEDRDGGCREDLEDYPASCPSLPDQNNTWIRDHEDSGSVHLGTPGPSSGGLASQSGDNSSDQGDGLDTSMASPSSGGEDEELDQERRHKKRGIFPKVATNIMRAWLFQHLSHPYPSEEQKKQLAQDTGLTILQVNNWFINARRRIVQPMIDQSNRTGQSAAFSPEGQPMGSYTEAQPHMTVRPPGPMGMSLNLEGEWHYL; from the exons ATGGCCCGGAGG TACGATGAGCTGCCTCACTACCCAGGCATCGTGGACGGCACTGCAACCCTGGCTGGCTTCTCGGAGGCAGTGGCCGCGGCACCGAGAGCCCCCGGGCCCTATGGCCCACACCGgcctccccaaccccagcccccgGGCTTGGACAGTGATGGCCTGAGGAGGGAGAAGGACGAGATCTATGG ACACCCGCTCTTCCCGCTGCTGGCCCTGGTCTTTGAGAAATGTGAATTGGCCACGTGCTCGCCCCGAGAcggggccggggctgggctgggcacacCTCCAGGCGGTGACGTCTGCTCCTCTGACTCCTTCAACGAGGACATCGCTGCCTTTGCTAAGCAG gtCCGCTCCGAGAGGCCCCTCTTCTCTTCCAACCCGGAGCTGGACAATCTG ATGATACAGGCCATTCAGGTGCTCCGGTTccacctgctggagctggagaaGGTGAGTGCTTCCCACTCCCCTCACACCCtcgcttgcccccccccccatccctgctcttctcgccccctccatccctccttcagGCTCTCTGCCCACTGGAGTTGGAGCCGAATGCTGCCCCCGTCCCTGTacaccccagccctggcccccgGGTGGCCCCCCCAGTACCCCGGTGCCCCCCAGGTCCACGACCTGTGCGACAACTTCTGTCACCGCTACATCACCTGCCTCAAGGGAAAGATGCCCATCGACTTGGTCATCGAGGATCGGGATGGCGGCTGCAGGGAAGATCTCGAGGACTACCCggcctcctgccccagcctcccagaTCAG AATAACACTTGGATTAGAGACCATGAGGACAGCGGGTCCGTACATTTGGGGACCCCGGGTCCCTCCAGTGGGGGCCTGGCCTCCCAGAGTGGGGACAACTCCAGTGACCAAG gaGACGGACTAGACACAAGCATGGCCTCTCCAAGTTCTGGGGGAGAGGACGAGGAGCTGGACCAGGAGCGGCGGCACAAGAAGAGGGGAATCTTCCCCAAGGTGGCCACCAACATCATGAGGGCCTGGTTGTTTCAGCACCTCTCG CACCCGTACCCCTCGGAGGAGCAGAAGAAACAGCTGGCTCAGGACACGGGGCTCACCATCCTGCAAGTCAACAACTG GTTCATTAACGCCCGGAGACGCATCGTGCAGCCGATGATAGATCAATCCAACCGCACAG GGCAGAGTGCAGCCTTCAGCCCAGAGGGCCAGCCCATGGGGAGCTATACGGAAGCTCAGCCACACATGACAGTCAGGCCTCCAG GGCCGATGGGGATGAGTTTGAACTTAGAAGGAGAGTGGCATTATCTATAG
- the MEIS3 gene encoding homeobox protein Meis3 isoform X3 has protein sequence MARRYDELPHYPGIVDGTATLAGFSEAVAAAPRAPGPYGPHRPPQPQPPGLDSDGLRREKDEIYGHPLFPLLALVFEKCELATCSPRDGAGAGLGTPPGGDVCSSDSFNEDIAAFAKQVRSERPLFSSNPELDNLMIQAIQVLRFHLLELEKGKMPIDLVIEDRDGGCREDLEDYPASCPSLPDQNNTWIRDHEDSGSVHLGTPGPSSGGLASQSGDNSSDQGDGLDTSMASPSSGGEDEELDQERRHKKRGIFPKVATNIMRAWLFQHLSHPYPSEEQKKQLAQDTGLTILQVNNWFINARRRIVQPMIDQSNRTGQSAAFSPEGQPMGSYTEAQPHMTVRPPGPMGMSLNLEGEWHYL, from the exons ATGGCCCGGAGG TACGATGAGCTGCCTCACTACCCAGGCATCGTGGACGGCACTGCAACCCTGGCTGGCTTCTCGGAGGCAGTGGCCGCGGCACCGAGAGCCCCCGGGCCCTATGGCCCACACCGgcctccccaaccccagcccccgGGCTTGGACAGTGATGGCCTGAGGAGGGAGAAGGACGAGATCTATGG ACACCCGCTCTTCCCGCTGCTGGCCCTGGTCTTTGAGAAATGTGAATTGGCCACGTGCTCGCCCCGAGAcggggccggggctgggctgggcacacCTCCAGGCGGTGACGTCTGCTCCTCTGACTCCTTCAACGAGGACATCGCTGCCTTTGCTAAGCAG gtCCGCTCCGAGAGGCCCCTCTTCTCTTCCAACCCGGAGCTGGACAATCTG ATGATACAGGCCATTCAGGTGCTCCGGTTccacctgctggagctggagaaG GGAAAGATGCCCATCGACTTGGTCATCGAGGATCGGGATGGCGGCTGCAGGGAAGATCTCGAGGACTACCCggcctcctgccccagcctcccagaTCAG AATAACACTTGGATTAGAGACCATGAGGACAGCGGGTCCGTACATTTGGGGACCCCGGGTCCCTCCAGTGGGGGCCTGGCCTCCCAGAGTGGGGACAACTCCAGTGACCAAG gaGACGGACTAGACACAAGCATGGCCTCTCCAAGTTCTGGGGGAGAGGACGAGGAGCTGGACCAGGAGCGGCGGCACAAGAAGAGGGGAATCTTCCCCAAGGTGGCCACCAACATCATGAGGGCCTGGTTGTTTCAGCACCTCTCG CACCCGTACCCCTCGGAGGAGCAGAAGAAACAGCTGGCTCAGGACACGGGGCTCACCATCCTGCAAGTCAACAACTG GTTCATTAACGCCCGGAGACGCATCGTGCAGCCGATGATAGATCAATCCAACCGCACAG GGCAGAGTGCAGCCTTCAGCCCAGAGGGCCAGCCCATGGGGAGCTATACGGAAGCTCAGCCACACATGACAGTCAGGCCTCCAG GGCCGATGGGGATGAGTTTGAACTTAGAAGGAGAGTGGCATTATCTATAG